A genome region from Nocardioides cynanchi includes the following:
- a CDS encoding HipA family kinase, with protein MIDRVSVTRYVTPLREGGSLPGLVEGDDLGTYVCKFRGAGQGERVLVAEVIASGLADRLGLRTPRLVGLDLDPQLARYEADEEVQDLLNASPGLNLGIDFLPGSFGYDGEVAAAAEVAARILWLDAFTANVDRTWRNPNLLLWHGEVWVIDHGASLYFHHGWPGGVGDPARFAAQPWDVTGHVFASSVDRLAEVDAAVELSEPDLRAVVDDVPDEWLTPVPGTETADALREAYVAFLSARLASRAWLPGASAA; from the coding sequence GTGATCGACCGGGTGTCGGTGACCCGATACGTCACCCCGCTCCGTGAGGGCGGCAGCCTGCCCGGGCTGGTCGAGGGCGACGACCTCGGCACCTACGTCTGCAAGTTCCGCGGTGCCGGCCAGGGGGAGCGGGTGCTGGTGGCCGAGGTGATCGCGAGCGGCCTGGCCGACCGGCTCGGCCTGCGCACCCCCCGGCTGGTCGGGCTCGACCTGGACCCGCAGCTGGCTCGCTACGAGGCGGACGAGGAGGTCCAGGACCTCCTCAACGCCAGCCCCGGGCTGAACCTCGGCATCGACTTCCTGCCGGGGTCGTTCGGCTACGACGGCGAGGTGGCCGCGGCCGCCGAGGTCGCTGCCCGGATCCTCTGGCTGGACGCGTTCACGGCCAACGTCGACCGCACCTGGCGCAACCCCAACCTGCTGCTCTGGCACGGCGAGGTCTGGGTGATCGACCACGGTGCGTCGCTCTACTTCCACCACGGCTGGCCCGGCGGCGTGGGCGACCCGGCCCGGTTCGCCGCTCAGCCGTGGGACGTCACCGGGCACGTGTTCGCGTCGTCGGTCGACCGGCTCGCCGAGGTGGACGCCGCGGTGGAGCTGTCCGAGCCCGACCTGCGAGCCGTCGTGGACGACGTACCCGACGAGTGGCTCACGCCGGTGCCCGGCACCGAGACCGCGGACGCGCTGCGCGAGGCCTACGTCGCCTTCCTGTCCGCCCGGCTGGCGAGCCGCGCCTGGCTGCCCGGGGCGAGTGCCGCATGA
- a CDS encoding DUF3037 domain-containing protein — MSLPYQYVVLRCVPRVDREEFLNVGVVLYCEEAGFLDVAWRVDRERLAALAPGLDLDAVCDALAFVEGVCAGDERGGAAAREPAGTRFGFLKAPRSTVLQSSPVHGGMTRDPARQLDHLLERLVG, encoded by the coding sequence ATGAGCCTGCCCTACCAGTACGTCGTGCTGCGTTGCGTGCCGCGCGTGGACCGCGAGGAGTTCCTCAACGTCGGGGTGGTCCTCTACTGCGAGGAGGCCGGCTTCCTCGACGTGGCCTGGCGGGTCGACCGTGAGCGGCTCGCCGCCCTTGCGCCCGGCCTGGACCTCGATGCCGTCTGCGACGCCCTGGCCTTCGTCGAGGGCGTGTGCGCCGGCGACGAGCGCGGCGGCGCAGCGGCCCGGGAGCCGGCCGGCACCCGCTTCGGCTTCCTCAAGGCACCGCGCAGCACGGTCCTCCAGTCGAGCCCGGTGCACGGAGGCATGACCCGCGACCCCGCCCGCCAGCTCGACCACCTGCTGGAGCGGCTGGTCGGTTAG
- a CDS encoding sirohydrochlorin chelatase, protein MAAPALVALAHGSRDPRSASTIKALVAEVRALRPDLRIETAFLDLSKPSLNTVVDKLARAHVEEVVVVPLLLTDAHHAQVDVPAAVAEAGARHEGMQVRATSILGLEPCFLEVLDVRMREALKAARVLELDALVLAAAGSSDPLANQSVARLARLWGAHHKLPVSAAFASAAPPATGEAVRAFRKEGRRHVAVASLFLAPGFLPDRAAELAREAGAVAVAEPLGVHEAVARTILARYAVGAVELVPV, encoded by the coding sequence ATGGCCGCTCCTGCACTGGTGGCCCTGGCTCACGGAAGCCGTGACCCGCGGTCCGCCTCGACGATCAAGGCCCTCGTCGCCGAGGTCAGGGCGCTGCGCCCCGACCTGCGCATCGAGACCGCGTTCCTCGACCTGTCCAAGCCGTCGCTGAACACGGTCGTGGACAAGCTGGCCCGTGCCCACGTCGAGGAAGTGGTCGTCGTACCCCTGCTCCTCACCGATGCCCACCACGCCCAGGTCGACGTGCCGGCCGCGGTCGCCGAGGCCGGCGCGCGACACGAGGGGATGCAGGTGCGCGCCACCTCGATCCTGGGTCTCGAGCCGTGCTTCCTCGAGGTGCTCGACGTCCGGATGCGCGAGGCCCTGAAGGCCGCCCGGGTGCTCGAGCTGGACGCCCTGGTCCTGGCCGCGGCGGGGTCCAGCGACCCCCTGGCGAACCAGTCGGTGGCCCGCCTGGCCCGGCTCTGGGGCGCCCACCACAAGCTCCCGGTCAGTGCGGCCTTCGCCTCGGCGGCGCCCCCGGCCACCGGCGAGGCCGTCCGCGCCTTCCGCAAGGAGGGCCGCCGTCACGTCGCGGTCGCCTCGCTGTTCCTCGCGCCGGGCTTCCTGCCCGACCGGGCAGCGGAGCTGGCCCGCGAGGCTGGCGCGGTCGCCGTCGCCGAGCCCCTGGGTGTCCATGAAGCGGTCGCGCGCACGATCCTGGCGCGGTACGCCGTCGGCGCGGTCGAGCTGGTCCCGGTCTAG
- a CDS encoding phosphoadenylyl-sulfate reductase, translating to MTSLPTTRARNFRGTHTDGRSPEELRELVSHVGAELELAPAESIIEWAVATFGDRFAITSSMGDAVLAHVASRVAPGIDIVFLDTGYHFAETIGTADAVGATMPVNLIPITPVQTVAEQDAEYGAELYKRDPDLCCALRKVRPLAEALHEYDAWATGLRRAETHNRVIAPVVGWDARKGKVKVSPLARWSDDDVARYIDEHQVLVNPLVYDGYPSIGCAPCTRRVAPGEDPRSGRWAGTAKTECGIH from the coding sequence ATGACCTCCCTGCCCACCACCCGCGCCCGCAACTTCCGCGGCACCCACACCGATGGCCGCAGCCCCGAGGAGCTGCGCGAGCTGGTCTCGCACGTGGGTGCCGAGCTGGAGCTGGCCCCGGCCGAGAGCATCATCGAGTGGGCGGTCGCGACGTTCGGTGACCGTTTCGCGATCACCTCGTCGATGGGTGACGCCGTCCTCGCGCACGTGGCCTCGCGGGTCGCACCGGGCATCGACATCGTCTTCCTCGACACCGGCTACCACTTCGCCGAGACCATCGGCACCGCCGACGCCGTCGGCGCGACCATGCCGGTCAACCTGATCCCGATCACGCCGGTGCAGACCGTCGCCGAGCAGGACGCCGAGTACGGCGCCGAGCTCTACAAGCGCGACCCCGACCTGTGCTGCGCGCTGCGCAAGGTGCGGCCCCTGGCCGAGGCGCTGCACGAGTACGACGCGTGGGCCACCGGTCTGCGCCGCGCGGAGACCCACAACCGGGTGATCGCACCGGTGGTCGGCTGGGACGCCCGCAAGGGCAAGGTGAAGGTCTCGCCGTTGGCCCGCTGGAGCGACGACGACGTCGCCCGCTACATCGACGAGCACCAGGTGCTGGTCAACCCCCTCGTCTACGACGGCTACCCCTCCATCGGCTGTGCCCCCTGCACGCGCCGCGTCGCGCCCGGCGAGGACCCGCGCAGCGGCCGCTGGGCCGGCACCGCCAAGACCGAGTGCGGGATCCACTGA
- a CDS encoding nitrite/sulfite reductase, whose amino-acid sequence MPDLRFSARPASRTEIPRPKRGEGQWALGYTEPLNKNEQSKKDDDALNVRDRILHVYSRRGFASIDPADLRGRFRWMGLYTQRAPGFDGGKTAMLEEEELDDEFFMMRVRTDGALLGHDTVRALGTIGVDFGRDTADVTDRENIQYHWIRIEDVPEIWQRLEDAGLSTMEACGDSPRPFLGSPVAGIAADEIIDGTSALEEISRRYLGNPDFSNLPRKFKTALTGHPGHDVSPETNDVSFVGTVHPELGPGFDLWVGGGLSTNPMLAQKVGVWIPVGEVADVWEGVISIFRDYGYRRLRSRARLKFLVADWGVAKFREVLENEYLQRPLVSCDSPASPVGHRDHIGVHPQQDGRRYVGIAPTVGRVSGTMLVQLADLMERYAVAGARLTPYQKIVLIGVEPDVVDDLLTALDEIGLTARPSNWRRNTMACTGIEFCKLAIVDTKNRARDLVAELERRFPDLDVPITVNVNGCPNACARTQVADIGLKGQLVMDGDRQVEGFQVHLGGATGLEANFGRKLRAHKVTSEGLDDYVTAVVGNFLAERADDETFAAWVARADEDLLRGEGLDKLEQRNPRAVAS is encoded by the coding sequence ATGCCAGATCTCCGCTTCTCCGCCCGTCCGGCCAGCCGGACCGAGATCCCCCGCCCCAAGCGCGGCGAGGGTCAGTGGGCGCTCGGCTACACCGAGCCGCTGAACAAGAACGAGCAGTCCAAGAAGGACGACGACGCGCTCAACGTGCGCGACCGGATCCTGCACGTCTACTCCCGGCGCGGCTTCGCCTCGATCGACCCGGCGGACCTGCGTGGCCGCTTCCGCTGGATGGGCCTCTACACCCAGCGCGCCCCGGGGTTCGACGGTGGCAAGACCGCAATGCTCGAGGAGGAGGAGCTCGACGACGAGTTCTTCATGATGCGCGTGCGCACCGACGGAGCCCTGCTCGGCCACGACACCGTGCGCGCCCTCGGCACGATCGGGGTCGACTTCGGCCGCGACACCGCTGACGTCACCGACCGCGAGAACATCCAGTACCACTGGATCCGGATCGAGGACGTGCCGGAGATCTGGCAGCGTCTCGAGGACGCCGGGCTGTCGACGATGGAGGCCTGCGGTGACTCGCCGCGGCCGTTCCTTGGCTCGCCGGTCGCCGGCATCGCCGCCGACGAGATCATCGACGGCACCAGCGCGCTGGAGGAGATCTCGCGCCGCTACCTGGGCAACCCCGACTTCTCCAACCTGCCGCGCAAGTTCAAGACCGCACTGACCGGGCACCCCGGGCACGACGTCTCCCCCGAGACCAACGACGTGTCGTTCGTGGGCACCGTGCACCCCGAGCTCGGGCCGGGCTTCGACCTGTGGGTGGGCGGCGGCCTGTCCACCAACCCGATGCTGGCGCAGAAGGTCGGGGTGTGGATCCCGGTCGGCGAGGTCGCCGACGTCTGGGAGGGCGTGATCTCGATCTTCCGCGACTACGGCTACCGCCGGCTGCGCTCGCGCGCCCGGCTGAAGTTCCTGGTCGCCGACTGGGGCGTGGCGAAGTTCCGCGAGGTGCTCGAGAACGAGTACCTCCAGCGCCCGCTGGTCTCCTGCGACTCCCCCGCCTCGCCGGTGGGGCACCGCGACCACATCGGGGTCCACCCCCAGCAGGACGGCCGACGCTATGTCGGCATCGCACCCACGGTCGGCCGGGTCTCCGGCACGATGCTGGTCCAGCTGGCCGACCTGATGGAGCGGTACGCCGTGGCCGGCGCCCGGCTCACGCCGTACCAGAAGATCGTGCTGATCGGCGTCGAGCCCGACGTCGTCGATGACCTGCTGACCGCCCTGGACGAGATCGGGCTGACCGCCCGCCCCTCGAACTGGCGCCGCAACACGATGGCCTGCACCGGGATCGAGTTCTGCAAGCTGGCGATCGTCGACACCAAGAACCGGGCCCGCGACCTGGTCGCCGAGCTCGAGCGCCGCTTCCCCGACCTCGACGTGCCGATCACGGTCAACGTCAACGGCTGCCCGAACGCCTGCGCCCGCACCCAGGTCGCCGACATCGGCCTCAAGGGCCAGCTGGTGATGGACGGCGACCGCCAGGTCGAGGGTTTCCAGGTGCACCTGGGCGGAGCCACCGGCCTCGAGGCCAACTTCGGCCGCAAGCTGCGCGCCCACAAGGTCACCAGCGAGGGTCTCGACGACTACGTCACCGCGGTGGTCGGTAACTTCCTGGCCGAGCGTGCGGACGACGAGACCTTCGCGGCGTGGGTGGCGCGGGCCGACGAGGACCTGCTGCGTGGTGAGGGTCTCGACAAGCTCGAGCAGCGGAACCCGAGGGCGGTCGCGTCATGA
- a CDS encoding heavy metal-binding domain-containing protein encodes MTDLTPDSVASARLAEAGRVWTSDLSVSEFALLDAAGFRPMEFVMGSSVYHIGWQQQNLRQSTELQVLSQAMYTARTNAMGRMLAEAAQVGADGVVGTRLTFRQHGVSPEHIEFIAVGTSIVSKDRPGEMRRPDGAPFTSHLNVQDFYTLLKTGHVPVEFVMGVCVWHVAAQGFMQTLRQIGQNIEMPQWTQGYYDARETALSRMQAEAERVQASGVTGVDWQASEWMWGTHTLEFFTSGTAVRKVGEAAGFDPGFVLPLR; translated from the coding sequence ATGACCGATCTGACCCCCGACTCCGTCGCCTCGGCGCGCCTCGCCGAGGCCGGCCGGGTGTGGACCTCCGACCTCTCCGTGAGCGAGTTCGCCCTGCTCGACGCGGCCGGTTTCCGGCCGATGGAGTTCGTGATGGGCAGCTCGGTCTACCACATCGGCTGGCAGCAGCAGAACCTCCGCCAGTCGACCGAGCTCCAGGTGCTGAGCCAGGCGATGTACACCGCCCGGACCAACGCGATGGGCCGGATGCTGGCCGAGGCGGCCCAGGTGGGAGCCGACGGCGTGGTCGGCACCCGGCTGACCTTCCGGCAGCACGGCGTCAGCCCCGAGCACATCGAGTTCATCGCAGTCGGCACCTCGATCGTCTCCAAGGACCGGCCCGGCGAGATGCGCCGACCGGACGGCGCGCCGTTCACCAGCCACCTCAACGTCCAGGACTTCTACACGCTGCTCAAGACCGGACACGTGCCGGTCGAGTTCGTGATGGGCGTGTGCGTCTGGCACGTCGCCGCGCAGGGTTTCATGCAGACGCTGCGCCAGATCGGGCAGAACATCGAGATGCCGCAGTGGACCCAGGGCTACTACGACGCCCGCGAGACCGCGCTGTCCCGGATGCAGGCCGAGGCCGAGCGGGTCCAGGCCAGCGGCGTGACCGGCGTCGACTGGCAGGCCAGCGAGTGGATGTGGGGCACCCACACCCTGGAGTTCTTCACGTCCGGGACCGCCGTGCGCAAGGTCGGCGAGGCCGCCGGCTTCGACCCCGGCTTCGTGCTGCCCCTCCGATGA
- a CDS encoding glycine hydroxymethyltransferase, whose amino-acid sequence MPTGQTPADTLAKTASTAYDAALEVIGAVEPRIAAATRQELADQRSSLKLIASENYASPAVLLTMGTWFSDKYAEGTVGHRFYAGCQNVDTVESIAAEHARELFGAPYAYVQPHSGIDANLVAFWSILAHHVETPALERLGAKNVNELSEADWETLRHEFGNQRLLGMALDAGGHLTHGFRPNISGKMFHQQQYGTDPETGLLDYDVVRAKAKEFKPLVLIAGYSAYPRRVNFAKMREIADEVGATLMVDMAHFAGLVAGKVFTGDEDPVPFAHLTTTTTHKSLRGPRGGMVLAQEEFAADVDRGCPMVLGGPLSHVMAAKAVALAEARQPSFQTYAQAIADNAKSLAEGFLSRGANLVTGGTDNHIVLLDVSSFGLTGRQAESALLDAGVVTNRNSVPADPNGAWYTSGIRLGTPALTTRGFGADDFDRVADLMVDVLRNTQPGTTKAGGPSKATYALGDGVADRVRAASAEMLDAHPLYPGLDLA is encoded by the coding sequence ATGCCGACCGGCCAGACCCCTGCCGACACCCTGGCCAAGACCGCGTCGACGGCCTACGACGCAGCGCTGGAGGTGATCGGTGCCGTCGAGCCCCGCATCGCCGCCGCCACCCGCCAGGAGCTGGCCGACCAGCGCTCGTCGCTGAAGCTGATCGCGAGTGAGAACTACGCCTCGCCCGCCGTCCTACTGACGATGGGCACGTGGTTCTCCGACAAGTACGCCGAGGGGACGGTCGGGCACCGTTTCTATGCCGGCTGCCAGAACGTCGACACCGTCGAGTCGATCGCGGCCGAGCACGCCCGCGAGCTGTTCGGTGCGCCGTACGCCTACGTGCAGCCGCACTCGGGCATCGACGCCAACCTGGTCGCCTTCTGGTCGATCCTGGCCCACCACGTCGAGACGCCGGCGCTCGAGCGGCTCGGCGCCAAGAACGTCAACGAGCTGTCCGAGGCCGACTGGGAGACGCTGCGGCACGAGTTCGGCAACCAGCGACTGCTCGGCATGGCGCTCGACGCCGGCGGCCACCTCACCCACGGGTTCCGGCCCAACATCAGCGGCAAGATGTTCCACCAGCAGCAGTACGGCACCGACCCGGAGACCGGGCTGCTCGACTACGACGTGGTGCGGGCCAAGGCGAAGGAGTTCAAGCCGTTGGTGCTGATCGCCGGCTACTCGGCGTACCCACGCCGGGTGAACTTCGCCAAGATGCGCGAGATCGCCGACGAGGTCGGCGCCACGCTGATGGTCGACATGGCGCACTTCGCCGGGCTGGTCGCCGGCAAGGTGTTCACCGGCGACGAGGATCCGGTGCCGTTCGCGCACCTGACCACCACCACCACCCACAAGTCGCTGCGCGGGCCACGCGGCGGCATGGTGCTGGCCCAGGAGGAGTTCGCGGCCGACGTCGACCGCGGCTGCCCGATGGTGCTCGGCGGCCCGCTGTCGCACGTGATGGCCGCGAAGGCGGTCGCCCTCGCCGAGGCTCGGCAGCCGTCGTTCCAGACCTACGCGCAGGCGATCGCCGACAACGCGAAGTCGTTGGCCGAGGGGTTCCTGTCGCGCGGCGCGAACCTCGTCACCGGAGGCACCGACAACCACATCGTCCTGCTCGACGTGTCGTCGTTCGGCCTGACCGGCCGGCAGGCGGAGTCCGCACTCCTCGACGCGGGGGTCGTCACCAACCGCAACAGCGTCCCGGCCGACCCCAACGGCGCGTGGTACACCTCCGGCATCCGGCTCGGCACCCCGGCGCTGACGACCCGCGGCTTCGGTGCCGACGACTTCGACCGGGTCGCCGACCTGATGGTCGACGTGCTCCGCAACACCCAGCCGGGCACCACCAAGGCCGGGGGGCCGTCGAAGGCGACCTACGCGCTCGGCGACGGTGTCGCCGACCGGGTCCGCGCCGCCAGCGCCGAGATGCTGGACGCCCACCCGCTCTACCCGGGACTCGACCTCGCGTAG
- a CDS encoding acyl-CoA dehydrogenase family protein, which yields MSSTLRDAENQPPPLAGHNVVTADLALVDAVVRHAGAGTVEDLVALGAEAGTAEAREHGMLANRHEPELTPYDRYGRRVDEVAFHPSWHWLMERAVGHGLQAAPWEQQAAGAAHAHVRRAAGFMAWSHTDPAHGCPISMTYAAVPALRTDDRLAKEWVPALASTSYDPGIRPVADKRGALAGMGMTEKQGGSDVRANVTEARPTGVDGEYTLHGHKWFTSAPMNDVFLVLAQAPDGLSCFLVPRALPDGSRNRLDVVRLKDKLGNRANASAELELDGTVGVRLGDEGRGVRTIIEMVAATRLDCVLGSTALMRHTLNEASWHVAHRSAFGGLLGDKPLMQNVVADLAVEAEAATALAIRLAAAVDADDDPHETALRRIALPLAKFWVCKRTPGFVAEALECLGGNGYVEESGLPLRYREAPLNSVWEGSGNVNALDVLRALAREPEALAAWITEVGRARGGDARLDRAVDDTLELLGETASQESGARRLAGRMAACLQGSLLVRFAPPEVADAFCGSRLGTSYDGTYGTLTSPGTDLASIVERATPVL from the coding sequence ATGAGCAGCACCCTCCGAGACGCGGAGAACCAGCCACCGCCCCTCGCCGGGCACAACGTCGTGACCGCCGATCTCGCCCTGGTCGACGCGGTGGTCCGCCACGCCGGCGCGGGGACCGTCGAGGACCTGGTGGCCCTGGGGGCCGAGGCCGGCACCGCCGAGGCACGGGAGCACGGGATGCTGGCCAACCGGCACGAGCCCGAGCTCACGCCGTACGACCGCTACGGCCGGCGGGTCGACGAGGTGGCCTTCCACCCCTCGTGGCACTGGCTGATGGAGCGTGCGGTCGGCCACGGCCTCCAGGCCGCACCCTGGGAGCAGCAGGCGGCCGGCGCGGCGCACGCCCACGTCCGGCGCGCCGCCGGGTTCATGGCCTGGTCGCACACCGACCCCGCGCACGGCTGCCCGATCTCGATGACGTACGCCGCGGTCCCGGCGCTCCGGACCGACGACCGGCTCGCGAAGGAGTGGGTCCCGGCGCTGGCCTCCACGTCGTACGACCCGGGGATCCGGCCGGTGGCGGACAAGCGCGGTGCCCTGGCCGGCATGGGGATGACCGAGAAGCAGGGCGGCTCCGACGTCCGGGCCAACGTGACCGAGGCGCGACCCACCGGCGTGGACGGGGAGTACACCCTGCACGGGCACAAGTGGTTCACCTCCGCCCCGATGAACGACGTGTTCCTGGTGCTGGCGCAGGCGCCGGACGGCCTCAGCTGCTTCCTGGTCCCGCGGGCGCTGCCGGACGGCTCCCGCAACCGGCTCGACGTCGTCCGGCTCAAGGACAAGCTGGGCAACCGCGCCAACGCCTCCGCGGAGCTCGAGCTCGACGGCACGGTCGGGGTCCGGCTCGGCGACGAGGGCCGGGGCGTCCGCACCATCATCGAGATGGTCGCCGCCACCCGGCTCGACTGCGTCCTCGGCTCCACCGCCCTGATGCGGCACACGCTCAACGAGGCCTCCTGGCACGTCGCCCACCGGTCCGCGTTCGGCGGCCTGCTCGGCGACAAGCCGCTGATGCAGAACGTGGTCGCCGACCTCGCCGTCGAGGCGGAGGCCGCCACGGCGCTCGCGATCCGGCTGGCCGCCGCCGTGGACGCCGACGACGACCCGCACGAGACCGCCCTGCGCCGGATCGCCCTGCCGCTGGCGAAGTTCTGGGTCTGCAAGCGCACGCCGGGCTTCGTCGCCGAGGCGCTGGAGTGCCTCGGCGGCAACGGCTACGTCGAGGAGTCGGGACTGCCGCTGCGCTACCGGGAGGCGCCGCTGAACTCGGTGTGGGAGGGCTCCGGCAACGTCAACGCCCTCGACGTGCTGCGGGCGCTGGCGCGCGAGCCCGAGGCGCTGGCGGCCTGGATCACCGAGGTCGGCCGGGCACGGGGTGGCGACGCCCGGCTCGACCGGGCCGTCGACGACACCCTGGAGCTGCTCGGCGAGACCGCGTCCCAGGAGTCCGGCGCCCGCCGGCTGGCCGGCCGGATGGCGGCCTGTCTCCAGGGCTCCCTGCTCGTGCGGTTCGCTCCCCCGGAGGTCGCCGACGCGTTCTGCGGCTCGCGGCTCGGCACGTCGTACGACGGCACCTACGGGACGCTGACCTCCCCCGGCACCGACCTCGCGTCGATCGTGGAACGTGCCACCCCCGTGCTCTGA
- a CDS encoding YihY/virulence factor BrkB family protein encodes MPEPEPAPAVDQASGRPARGVPAWPDWLVRLRATTWRLIVSTVGASMRHRVTGLAAEAAFFTVLSVPPLIFALAGAIGYATHSFSPDQVEHVRTAILDLASRFLTDSAVDHVIRPTINDVLRGGRFDVISVGFVLSLWSGSRAMHVFVDTITIMHGLGGHRGIVKTRALSFSLYLLAIVTGVISLPLVVAGPRLIHHWLPHRADFLVGFYWPTVIVICICFLATLYHVSVPVRTSWRFNLPGATFALAAWILGSFLLREFLTATAADSRSIYGPLAAPIAVLIWLYLVSIAVLVGAALNAAFDTVFPQQQTTRARLELVTRLRYRRSQDSEPDPGVD; translated from the coding sequence ATGCCCGAACCCGAGCCCGCGCCCGCGGTGGACCAGGCGTCGGGCAGGCCGGCCCGTGGCGTGCCGGCGTGGCCGGACTGGCTGGTCCGGCTGCGGGCGACGACGTGGCGGCTGATCGTCTCCACGGTCGGAGCCTCGATGCGGCACCGGGTGACCGGGCTGGCGGCCGAAGCGGCGTTCTTCACGGTGCTCTCGGTGCCGCCGCTGATCTTCGCCCTGGCCGGCGCGATCGGCTACGCGACCCACTCCTTCAGCCCCGACCAGGTCGAGCACGTGCGCACCGCGATCCTCGACCTCGCCTCGCGGTTCCTCACCGACTCGGCGGTCGACCACGTGATCAGGCCGACGATCAACGACGTGCTCCGCGGGGGCCGCTTCGACGTGATCTCGGTGGGGTTCGTGCTGTCCCTGTGGTCGGGCTCGCGAGCCATGCACGTGTTCGTCGACACGATCACGATCATGCACGGACTCGGCGGCCACCGCGGGATCGTCAAGACCCGCGCCCTGTCGTTCAGCCTCTACCTCCTGGCGATCGTCACCGGCGTGATCTCGCTGCCGCTCGTGGTCGCCGGGCCGCGGCTGATCCACCACTGGCTGCCCCACCGCGCCGACTTCCTGGTGGGCTTCTACTGGCCCACGGTGATCGTGATCTGCATCTGCTTCCTGGCCACGCTCTACCACGTCTCGGTCCCGGTCCGGACCAGCTGGCGCTTCAACCTGCCGGGAGCGACCTTCGCGCTCGCCGCGTGGATCCTGGGCAGCTTCCTGCTGCGCGAGTTCCTGACCGCGACGGCCGCCGACTCACGCTCGATCTACGGCCCGCTCGCGGCACCGATCGCGGTGCTGATCTGGCTCTACCTCGTCTCGATCGCCGTCCTGGTCGGGGCCGCGCTGAACGCCGCCTTCGACACTGTCTTCCCGCAGCAGCAGACGACCCGGGCCCGGCTCGAGCTGGTGACCCGGCTGCGCTACCGCCGGTCCCAGGACTCTGAGCCCGATCCGGGCGTGGACTAG
- a CDS encoding potassium channel family protein, with amino-acid sequence MAFGLIAVTVVIVFVDRNGYRDSNDAAHHYGINLVDAIYYSTVTLSTTGYGDIAPVSSTARLINAFVITPLRVAFLVLLIGTTLELVAAQGRRTFRIARWRQSMNNHVVIVGYGTKGRSAVETLVNNGTERDLIVVVDQGSQAVSEAHADGLAVVTGDATRREVLQRAGVAEAKQVIITTDRDDSNVLATLTTRQLNADAWIVASVREHENASLMKQSGANSVITSSDAVGRLLGLSSMSPTLGTVMEDLLTYGEGLEVAERDLLVSEVGQQPQSLPDQVIAVVRDEVVHHYFDPVVTQLARGDRLVVVRPAKELPWAPRPGTHGEETEEE; translated from the coding sequence ATGGCGTTCGGGCTGATCGCGGTGACCGTGGTCATCGTCTTCGTCGACCGCAACGGCTATCGCGACTCCAACGACGCGGCCCACCACTACGGCATCAACCTGGTCGACGCGATTTACTACTCGACGGTCACCCTGAGCACGACCGGGTACGGCGACATCGCGCCGGTGTCCTCGACCGCCCGGCTGATCAACGCCTTCGTGATCACCCCGCTCCGGGTGGCGTTCCTGGTCCTGTTGATCGGCACCACCCTGGAGCTCGTCGCCGCCCAGGGCCGACGCACCTTCCGCATCGCCCGATGGAGGCAGTCCATGAACAACCACGTGGTGATCGTCGGCTACGGCACCAAGGGCCGCAGCGCCGTCGAGACGCTGGTCAACAACGGCACCGAGCGCGACCTGATCGTGGTCGTCGACCAGGGCAGCCAAGCGGTCTCGGAGGCCCACGCCGACGGGCTGGCCGTGGTCACCGGCGACGCGACCCGGCGCGAGGTGCTCCAGCGGGCCGGCGTCGCCGAGGCGAAGCAGGTGATCATCACCACCGACCGCGACGACTCCAACGTGCTGGCGACGCTGACGACCCGCCAGCTCAACGCCGACGCCTGGATCGTCGCCTCGGTCCGCGAGCACGAGAACGCCTCGCTGATGAAGCAGTCCGGCGCCAACTCGGTGATCACCTCCTCCGACGCCGTCGGCCGCCTGCTCGGACTCTCGTCGATGTCGCCGACGCTCGGCACGGTGATGGAGGACCTGCTGACGTACGGCGAGGGGCTGGAGGTCGCCGAGCGCGACCTGCTGGTCTCCGAGGTGGGTCAGCAGCCGCAGTCACTGCCCGACCAGGTGATCGCGGTGGTCCGCGACGAGGTCGTGCACCACTACTTCGACCCGGTGGTCACCCAGCTCGCGCGTGGCGACCGGCTGGTCGTCGTACGACCGGCCAAGGAGCTGCCGTGGGCGCCGAGGCCCGGCACGCACGGCGAGGAGACCGAGGAAGAGTGA